The proteins below come from a single Candidatus Edwardsbacteria bacterium genomic window:
- a CDS encoding DUF4388 domain-containing protein, translated as MSLQANLSDFHLTEIIYLLFHFQKTGVITVKAGKNYGEIYFDKGRAVHAAYGDIKGSEAVYGLCLESSGEVKFAPGAKASEETIKDGADALLQEGDRRRLEMAEILKALPPFNTVLVRTAQAPEESAVTIRRSDWTILALVNGKRDIRAIIDESKLGVLEVVKTISWFLAKNLVVDPHEVERILQAKVDFVNLMLEEFGVKGTGVKPWMELAKATLAAGDKNGNMVRHVEFTDFVVKIKDGAKTDISKEEVVQVWDQIAEAMHQKGIKEYGTMLAKHKYQAVQKAAKSG; from the coding sequence ATGAGTCTACAAGCCAATCTGTCAGATTTCCATCTTACTGAAATAATCTATCTGCTGTTCCACTTCCAGAAGACCGGGGTGATCACCGTCAAGGCCGGAAAGAACTACGGCGAGATCTACTTCGACAAGGGGCGGGCGGTGCACGCTGCCTATGGCGATATCAAGGGAAGCGAGGCGGTCTACGGCCTGTGCCTGGAATCATCCGGCGAAGTAAAGTTCGCCCCCGGGGCCAAGGCCTCCGAGGAGACCATCAAGGACGGAGCCGATGCCCTGTTGCAGGAGGGCGACCGCCGGCGCCTGGAGATGGCCGAGATATTAAAGGCCCTCCCCCCGTTCAATACAGTATTGGTAAGGACCGCCCAGGCTCCCGAAGAATCGGCTGTCACCATCCGGCGCAGCGACTGGACCATACTGGCGTTGGTCAACGGCAAGCGCGACATCCGGGCCATCATCGACGAGAGCAAACTGGGGGTGCTGGAGGTGGTCAAGACCATATCCTGGTTCCTGGCCAAGAACCTGGTGGTGGATCCCCACGAAGTGGAGCGCATCCTGCAGGCCAAGGTGGATTTTGTCAATCTGATGCTGGAGGAGTTCGGTGTCAAGGGGACCGGGGTGAAGCCCTGGATGGAGCTGGCCAAAGCCACCCTGGCGGCCGGCGACAAGAACGGCAATATGGTCCGCCATGTGGAATTTACCGATTTTGTGGTCAAGATAAAAGACGGCGCCAAAACCGACATCAGCAAGGAAGAGGTGGTCCAGGTATGGGACCAGATCGCCGAGGCCATGCACCAGAAGGGCATCAAGGAATACGGGACGATGCTGGCCAAGCACAAATACCAGGCTGTCCAGAAGGCGGCCAAGAGCGGCTAA
- a CDS encoding roadblock/LC7 domain-containing protein — protein MAKEPAELMDSVLKMEGVKCSAAVSKEDGSIIKASAGAPGNLGEVVAFIGSAAEVITANLDLGNLNSVVAEGEGHKMLIMPVGTAYLGVQLDGAQVPWWATQINPIDLLSEDKMAEISEAEELLKQKIILLNMLLEEFGAKGEKSNEWQEMLDKEIKNIDPQGRLDKMLEAGAGLVTARSGIKTDISKKEVGDAFEKMVNLTCKKAIASIGFVEVKQKFQAVISRLAAEKR, from the coding sequence ATGGCCAAGGAACCAGCTGAGCTGATGGACAGTGTCCTCAAGATGGAGGGCGTGAAATGCAGCGCCGCCGTCTCCAAGGAGGACGGGTCCATAATAAAGGCCTCGGCCGGCGCCCCGGGAAACCTGGGCGAGGTGGTGGCTTTTATCGGTTCGGCCGCGGAGGTGATCACCGCCAACCTGGATCTGGGCAACCTGAATTCGGTGGTGGCCGAGGGCGAGGGCCATAAGATGCTGATCATGCCGGTCGGGACGGCCTATCTGGGGGTGCAGCTGGACGGGGCCCAGGTTCCCTGGTGGGCCACCCAGATAAATCCCATAGATCTGCTCTCCGAGGACAAGATGGCCGAGATCTCCGAGGCCGAGGAACTGCTGAAACAGAAGATCATCCTGCTGAACATGCTGCTGGAGGAATTCGGAGCCAAGGGCGAAAAATCCAACGAGTGGCAGGAGATGCTGGACAAGGAGATCAAGAACATAGATCCCCAGGGCCGGTTGGACAAGATGCTGGAGGCCGGAGCGGGGCTGGTGACCGCCCGCAGCGGGATCAAGACCGATATCTCCAAGAAGGAGGTGGGGGACGCCTTTGAGAAAATGGTCAACCTGACCTGCAAAAAGGCCATCGCCTCCATCGGTTTCGTGGAGGTCAAACAGAAGTTCCAGGCCGTGATCTCCCGGCTGGCAGCGGAAAAGAGGTAG
- a CDS encoding T9SS type A sorting domain-containing protein: MKKGLLLFVAVFACFALTAYAAPTHQGIPIEGGTTTAVKAAPGKAPVGAVAIGPMGYADSWRTIAAAQGKSIISNAAGTDIQVLYGTYSGSAGNPSNLTWGYSDNSGATWNNQTIVSNRNSRTYSGLAVDANFTPYIVWQDRIVSAGWPICLTFDEGGYTAGLWSTAVNLTDSGFMYLPGMAIQDDGAGNFNLFVDAFPHSAFGGNATLHMAHNKAADLSAWTAPWDLSGSWGWKPWMVAPWWDDQDAADFTISPSGDTIVAFWEQCEDTIVGNYRPVYSISTDNGGTWSAPAFFNMAGTDANGHPYQYTTGGWWYRFDGAWIGDKPYFLYCHNAGVWNGNALFIYFPTVAGDYSAWTGVRISEIPGNLAGLNDGDLVGSYADYSTLSYDAAGNIFATYVGMSQGSNAFADIIGVASTDGGNTWLQHVYLTNDGATYDYSFVEAAEYAGGGNMHILAPPAIMDSLYYLTVPTATLLAAPARPREIDLPNLLCGSAEGGVGGPIDAVMDTVNNDTMYYFWSPMIGLNGQYEVTISKTADWSADNYDLASLLDVNYILGVVGMPEAGVVWYYKVRSHFGGETSPWSAVYDFFYNGTATNVVDWQTPSGITGKPVTVTQPFVLNQNRPNPVNNDTKISFNLPKAGEYTLKVYNVAGQVVNNISGRGQAGNNTVSWSSRNVSNGVYFYQLNAAGSTATKKMIVVK, translated from the coding sequence ATGAAAAAAGGTTTATTGTTATTTGTAGCCGTTTTTGCCTGCTTTGCTTTGACAGCCTATGCTGCTCCCACCCATCAGGGAATTCCCATTGAGGGCGGCACTACGACAGCGGTCAAGGCAGCTCCCGGCAAGGCCCCGGTAGGCGCCGTTGCCATCGGTCCCATGGGCTATGCCGATTCCTGGAGGACCATCGCGGCCGCCCAGGGCAAGAGCATCATCTCCAACGCCGCCGGCACCGACATCCAGGTGCTCTATGGCACATACAGCGGCTCGGCCGGAAACCCCTCCAACCTGACCTGGGGCTATTCCGACAACAGCGGGGCCACCTGGAACAACCAGACCATAGTCTCCAACCGCAACTCCCGGACCTACTCCGGGCTGGCGGTGGACGCCAATTTCACCCCCTACATCGTCTGGCAGGATCGGATCGTCTCCGCTGGCTGGCCCATCTGCCTGACCTTTGACGAGGGCGGATACACGGCCGGGCTGTGGAGCACCGCCGTCAACCTGACCGACTCCGGCTTCATGTACCTGCCTGGCATGGCCATTCAGGACGACGGGGCCGGCAATTTCAACCTGTTCGTTGACGCTTTTCCGCACAGCGCCTTCGGCGGCAATGCCACCCTGCACATGGCCCACAACAAGGCGGCCGACCTGAGCGCCTGGACCGCCCCCTGGGATTTAAGCGGCTCATGGGGCTGGAAGCCCTGGATGGTTGCTCCCTGGTGGGACGACCAGGATGCGGCCGACTTCACCATATCCCCCAGCGGCGATACAATAGTGGCCTTCTGGGAGCAGTGCGAAGACACCATAGTGGGGAACTACCGCCCGGTCTATTCCATCTCCACCGATAACGGCGGCACCTGGAGCGCCCCGGCCTTCTTCAATATGGCCGGCACCGACGCCAACGGGCATCCCTATCAGTACACCACCGGCGGCTGGTGGTACCGTTTCGACGGCGCCTGGATTGGCGACAAACCATACTTCCTGTACTGCCATAACGCCGGGGTGTGGAATGGGAACGCCCTGTTCATCTATTTCCCGACCGTGGCCGGCGACTACAGCGCCTGGACCGGGGTGCGCATCTCCGAGATCCCGGGCAACCTGGCCGGGCTGAACGACGGCGACCTGGTGGGTTCCTATGCCGATTACAGCACCCTGTCCTATGACGCGGCCGGCAATATCTTTGCCACCTACGTGGGCATGTCCCAGGGGTCCAACGCCTTCGCGGACATCATCGGGGTGGCCTCCACCGACGGCGGCAACACCTGGCTGCAGCATGTCTACCTGACCAACGACGGCGCCACCTATGACTACAGCTTCGTGGAAGCGGCCGAGTATGCCGGCGGCGGCAATATGCATATCCTGGCCCCGCCTGCTATCATGGACAGCTTGTATTACCTGACTGTTCCCACCGCCACCCTGCTGGCAGCCCCTGCCAGGCCGCGGGAGATCGACCTTCCCAACCTGCTGTGCGGCTCTGCCGAAGGCGGCGTGGGCGGCCCGATCGATGCGGTGATGGATACCGTCAACAACGACACCATGTATTACTTCTGGTCTCCGATGATAGGCCTGAACGGCCAATATGAGGTGACCATCTCCAAGACCGCCGACTGGTCGGCCGACAACTACGACCTGGCCTCCCTGCTGGACGTCAACTACATCCTGGGCGTGGTCGGCATGCCAGAGGCCGGCGTGGTATGGTATTACAAGGTTCGTTCACACTTCGGCGGGGAGACCTCCCCCTGGAGCGCGGTGTATGACTTCTTCTACAACGGCACCGCCACCAACGTGGTTGACTGGCAGACCCCGTCGGGCATCACCGGCAAGCCGGTCACTGTCACTCAGCCCTTCGTGCTGAACCAGAACCGGCCCAACCCGGTTAACAACGACACCAAGATATCCTTCAACCTGCCCAAGGCTGGCGAGTACACCCTTAAGGTTTACAACGTGGCCGGACAGGTGGTCAACAACATCAGCGGACGCGGCCAGGCTGGCAACAACACCGTCAGCTGGAGCAGCCGGAATGTTTCCAACGGCGTCTACTTCTATCAATTGAACGCCGCCGGCAGCACCGCCACCAAGAAGATGATCGTAGTCAAGTAA
- a CDS encoding TonB-dependent receptor: MKTLKILVAVTVCMVMAGGLLFAGTTGKIVGTVTDSETKEPIPGAVVELLGTTIGANTDMDGRYFIVNVPVGTFSLRARMMGYETVTITNVKSIMDLTTTINFKIKPTVILSEGITVTAQRQMVIPDATSTSRVVSTKEIMAMPNASANNVIGNTAGVVSSGGQMNVRGGRSDEMAIFVDGVSVTDALTGAMGSQINTAAIEEVMVITGGFNAEYGEAMSGVVNVVTKEGGDKLSVYGRFTTDMHMLSDSRNNNKVELSLGGPAPYAKNLGYFLSGEVGNTDDYRPVFMPDKYYEHDPTKDYFWADTIQYSRAEWDPADSVGLIGWKGDWADSSVSDWDAEKARRIALGYQRGWKEYDENYLPHNDYNSYRLQGKVTYKIPAWQAKITLGGFANRDQRGSYTASFKYWLDSYYSYLQKSYQGNASWRHQVSRNTFYNITVNKFSTRTQTGVRDTTVEKDRSWWEDYTFLSDADADGDSMYDAYEGQAYAYGIDNPYGVSGIFYTFGLARLWETTKAEYIGGKIDVTSQVNRFNQMVGGLEVKQHHVILKSNSLPWDPVPFKDYYDFKPITGAAYIQDKLEFQGFIVNAGLRLDLLMPESQKKLNNFNLTDTASYIDAETKYKLSPRLGISHPVSDRTVMHISYGHFFQQPQLQYLYESLSANIARGNTVMGDPDLGAQRTIAYEIGFNQQLTNDMAGDITVYYKDIFDLLGTRMLQDTITGLNYTSFLNTEYGNVRGFEATLNKRASANGIFSGKLAYSLMLAKGTASDPWEGYLNYIYGGGTDPATGLPVPFPKSDAFLEYDQRHTFSVSTNFDFGEKFGPAIAGFKPLANLSISLLNNIGSGMPYTIVNSKGVQIGGVNEGRMPWTLNTDLLLSRSLTVAGIKMSIDFEVLNLLNRKNVANVFAVTGNPLNDGSIITLGDFTTSAIPCSVSYTVDGAGDPVYVPNPYYSKWRDINGDGEVDQYEKYVSYVAAWDDYITDPFTANRTPNTRAYAEPRRSRLALSFSF, translated from the coding sequence ATGAAAACTCTAAAGATCTTAGTTGCAGTCACGGTCTGCATGGTAATGGCAGGAGGTTTGTTGTTTGCCGGCACCACCGGAAAGATCGTCGGAACTGTGACGGACTCCGAGACCAAAGAACCGATTCCCGGCGCAGTAGTGGAGCTGCTGGGGACCACCATCGGCGCCAATACCGATATGGACGGGCGGTACTTCATAGTCAACGTTCCGGTGGGAACATTCTCCCTGAGGGCCAGGATGATGGGCTATGAGACGGTGACCATCACCAATGTCAAATCCATCATGGATTTGACAACCACCATCAACTTTAAAATTAAGCCCACCGTGATATTAAGCGAGGGCATCACCGTGACCGCCCAACGGCAGATGGTCATCCCCGATGCCACCTCCACCTCCCGGGTGGTTTCAACCAAAGAAATAATGGCCATGCCCAACGCCAGCGCCAATAACGTCATCGGCAATACCGCCGGGGTGGTCAGCTCCGGAGGCCAGATGAACGTCCGGGGCGGCCGGTCCGATGAAATGGCGATTTTTGTGGACGGCGTTTCGGTGACCGATGCCCTGACCGGTGCCATGGGCTCCCAGATCAACACTGCGGCCATCGAGGAAGTGATGGTCATCACCGGCGGCTTCAATGCCGAATACGGCGAGGCCATGTCCGGGGTGGTCAACGTGGTCACCAAGGAGGGCGGAGATAAGCTAAGCGTATACGGCCGGTTCACCACCGACATGCACATGCTCTCCGATAGCCGCAACAACAACAAGGTGGAACTGAGCCTGGGCGGCCCGGCGCCCTACGCCAAGAACCTGGGCTACTTCCTGTCCGGCGAGGTCGGCAACACCGACGATTACCGCCCGGTCTTCATGCCCGATAAATATTACGAACACGATCCCACCAAGGATTACTTCTGGGCCGATACCATACAGTACAGCAGGGCCGAGTGGGATCCCGCCGACAGCGTGGGGCTGATAGGCTGGAAAGGCGATTGGGCCGATTCCAGCGTTTCGGACTGGGATGCCGAGAAGGCCCGCCGGATTGCCCTGGGCTATCAACGGGGCTGGAAGGAGTACGACGAGAACTATCTGCCCCACAACGACTATAACAGCTATCGCCTGCAGGGCAAGGTGACCTATAAGATCCCGGCCTGGCAGGCCAAGATCACCCTGGGAGGCTTTGCCAACCGCGATCAGCGGGGCAGCTACACCGCCTCCTTCAAATACTGGTTGGACAGCTATTATTCATATCTGCAGAAATCCTACCAGGGCAATGCCAGCTGGCGCCATCAGGTAAGCAGGAACACCTTCTATAATATAACCGTCAACAAATTCTCCACCAGAACCCAGACCGGGGTGCGCGACACCACCGTCGAGAAGGACCGCAGCTGGTGGGAGGACTATACGTTTCTGAGCGATGCCGATGCCGACGGCGACAGCATGTACGACGCCTACGAGGGCCAGGCCTATGCCTATGGCATTGATAACCCCTACGGGGTCTCCGGGATCTTCTATACCTTCGGGCTGGCCCGGCTATGGGAGACAACCAAGGCCGAGTATATCGGAGGCAAGATCGATGTCACCTCCCAGGTGAACAGATTCAACCAGATGGTGGGAGGCTTGGAGGTAAAACAGCACCATGTCATCCTGAAAAGCAACTCGCTTCCCTGGGATCCGGTGCCTTTTAAGGATTATTATGATTTCAAGCCCATCACCGGGGCGGCCTATATTCAGGACAAGCTGGAGTTTCAGGGCTTCATCGTCAATGCCGGCCTACGGCTGGACCTGCTGATGCCCGAATCCCAGAAGAAGCTGAACAATTTCAACCTGACCGACACCGCTTCCTATATAGATGCCGAGACCAAGTATAAACTAAGCCCCCGGCTGGGCATCTCCCACCCGGTGTCCGACCGGACCGTAATGCACATCAGCTACGGGCACTTCTTCCAGCAGCCCCAGCTGCAGTATCTGTACGAATCCCTAAGCGCCAATATTGCCCGGGGCAATACCGTGATGGGAGACCCCGACCTGGGGGCCCAGCGCACCATTGCCTACGAGATAGGCTTCAACCAGCAGTTAACCAATGATATGGCCGGAGATATTACCGTCTATTATAAGGACATCTTCGACCTGCTGGGCACCCGGATGTTGCAGGACACCATTACCGGGCTGAACTATACCTCGTTCTTGAACACGGAATACGGCAATGTTCGGGGTTTTGAGGCCACCCTCAACAAGCGGGCCTCGGCCAACGGTATCTTCTCCGGCAAGCTGGCCTACTCCCTGATGCTGGCCAAGGGCACTGCCTCCGATCCCTGGGAAGGCTATCTCAACTATATTTACGGGGGCGGGACCGACCCGGCCACCGGACTGCCGGTGCCCTTCCCCAAGAGCGACGCCTTTTTGGAATACGACCAGCGCCATACCTTCTCGGTATCCACCAACTTTGACTTCGGCGAAAAATTCGGACCGGCCATCGCCGGCTTCAAACCGCTGGCCAACCTATCCATCAGCCTGCTGAACAACATCGGCAGCGGCATGCCCTATACCATCGTCAACTCCAAGGGGGTCCAGATCGGCGGGGTCAACGAGGGCCGGATGCCCTGGACCCTCAACACCGACCTGTTGCTTAGCCGCTCGCTGACGGTGGCCGGGATAAAGATGTCCATAGATTTCGAGGTTCTGAATCTTTTAAACCGCAAGAATGTCGCCAACGTCTTTGCCGTAACCGGAAACCCGCTGAACGATGGCAGCATCATCACCCTCGGCGATTTTACAACCTCTGCCATCCCCTGCAGCGTTTCATATACGGTGGACGGGGCGGGCGACCCGGTGTATGTGCCCAATCCCTATTACAGCAAGTGGCGGGATATCAACGGGGACGGGGAAGTAGACCAATACGAGAAGTACGTTTCCTACGTGGCGGCCTGGGACGACTATATCACCGACCCCTTCACCGCCAACAGGACGCCCAACACCAGGGCCTACGCCGAACCGCGTCGCAGCCGCCTGGCCCTCAGTTTCAGCTTCTAA
- a CDS encoding PorV/PorQ family protein, with amino-acid sequence MNKIKIILVLALASLGLASQSWAQPEYSNVGRAGLTFLKIGIGSRAIGMGGAFTAVSNDASALYWNPAGVAKLKKMEGIFSHTNWVLDINQEYIGYVVPAGLMGNFGFSASFMSMGDFERTTIDDITTTIREDDGEGLSSFSANDLALGVTYARNMTDKFSVGVTAKYVREKIAEVSAGGMALDVGTFYLTGYKTLRIGMAILNYGPDIKFAGKDLQAEWTDTSWPSNYTGNSWEILSTAFPMPLQFKIGVAYDFLFGQQHTVITAADLIHPNDGNEKVAVGTEYTWKNSIANLSLRAGYLYDPDWYETKSAADNMSAGVGIGRKLGTSKINVDYAFTNKGYLENIHRFSLGLGF; translated from the coding sequence ATGAATAAGATAAAAATCATACTTGTTTTAGCTCTGGCCTCTCTGGGGTTGGCCTCCCAGAGCTGGGCTCAGCCGGAATATTCCAATGTGGGAAGGGCCGGACTGACCTTTCTGAAGATCGGGATAGGCTCCAGGGCTATAGGCATGGGCGGCGCTTTTACCGCAGTGTCCAACGACGCTTCGGCCCTCTACTGGAACCCGGCCGGAGTGGCCAAACTGAAAAAGATGGAGGGCATCTTCAGCCACACCAACTGGGTGCTGGACATCAATCAGGAATACATCGGGTACGTGGTCCCGGCCGGGCTGATGGGCAATTTCGGTTTCAGCGCCTCGTTCATGTCGATGGGCGATTTCGAACGGACCACCATCGACGACATCACCACCACCATCCGGGAGGATGACGGCGAGGGGCTTTCCTCCTTCTCGGCCAACGATCTGGCCCTGGGGGTAACCTACGCCCGCAACATGACCGATAAGTTCAGCGTAGGTGTCACCGCCAAATACGTCAGGGAGAAGATAGCCGAGGTCTCGGCCGGCGGGATGGCCCTGGATGTGGGCACCTTTTACCTGACCGGTTATAAAACCCTGCGCATCGGGATGGCCATTCTAAACTACGGGCCGGACATCAAATTCGCCGGCAAGGACCTGCAGGCAGAATGGACCGACACCAGCTGGCCCAGCAATTATACCGGCAACTCTTGGGAGATACTGTCCACGGCCTTCCCCATGCCGCTGCAATTCAAAATAGGGGTGGCCTACGACTTCCTGTTCGGACAGCAGCATACCGTCATTACGGCGGCCGACCTGATCCACCCCAACGACGGCAACGAGAAGGTGGCGGTGGGGACCGAATACACCTGGAAGAACTCCATAGCCAACCTGTCACTGCGGGCCGGATATCTTTACGATCCGGATTGGTATGAGACCAAGAGTGCCGCCGACAACATGAGTGCTGGCGTTGGCATCGGCCGCAAGCTGGGAACATCAAAGATCAATGTGGATTATGCCTTTACCAATAAGGGCTATCTGGAAAATATTCATCGGTTCAGCCTGGGATTGGGCTTTTAA